The Flavobacterium galactosidilyticum nucleotide sequence GAAAATATTAAAGCAAAAAATTGCAAAAGGGCAGTGGAAACCTATCCGTGACCTTAATGAAGTAGATCCACAAGATGGCTACGATGTTATTTCGACAATAGATGTATACATTCAGGATGTTGCGCATCATGCTTTATTAAAGCAATTGCAAGAATTTGAAGCAGATCACGGTTGCGTAGTAGTAATGGAAACGGAAACTGGTCACGTAAAAGCTATAGCTAATTTAGGGAGAGCGAGTGATGGAACCTATTATGAAACTACAAACTATGCTGTAGCTGAATCTCATGAACCAGGATCTACATTTAAATTAGTCGATATGATGGCTGTTTTAGAAGATAAGGTGGCTGATACAAGTACGGTCTACAACACGTTTGGTGGAGAAATTCGTTATTCAGGTAAGGCTGTTCGTGATTCACATAGAGGAGGATACGGAAAGATATCTTTAGCTAGAGGATTTGAATTGTCTTCTAACACAGTAATGGTTCAAGCGGTTTATGATAACTATAAAAACCAGCCTTCTAAATTTGTTAAGCATGTTAATGCTTGGGGATTCAACAAGAGATTAAACATGGATTTTGAAGGGGAAGGTCGTCCTTTCATTCCGCAACCTTCAGACAAACGTTGGAGTAATATTTCGTTGCCATGGATGGCTTTCGGTTATGGAGTTTCTATTACACCTATGCAAACATTGACATTTTATAATGCTGTTGCAAATAATGGTGTGATGGTTAAGCCTCAGTTCATTTCTGAGATAAAAGAGTGGAACAAAACGATTGTAAAGGTTGAGAAAGAAGTTATCAATCCCAGAGTTTGTTCACCTGAGACAATAAAAAAATTAAAAGTAGTACTGGCTAACGTAGTTAAAAAAGGAACAGCATCTAAGTTGTACTCAAAAGACTTTTCTATGGCTGGTAAAACTGGAACAGCTCAAGTGAATTACGGAAAAAGAGACGGTACTAAAATGCATTATGCCTCTTCTTTTGTAGGGTACTTCCCAGCAGATCATCCTAAATATTCTTGCATTGTGATAGTTCATAAACCAAGTACGGCAAAAGGAGATTTTTATGGAGCTGGCGTTGCAGGACCTGTTTTTAAAAGGATTGCACAAAAAATATTTACTGATGCTCCATCTACAAATGAAATTAAAAACTTAGATAAAAAGATACCAAAACAAGAAAGCGATTACGATTCTTATTTTGCAAAAACACAAAATAAACTGAAGGTAATTCCTAATTTGAAAGGAATGTCAGGAATGGATGCAGTGGCTTTACTAGGTAATTTAGGTTTGAAAGTAAAAGTTGTTGGCGTAGGAAAAGTAAAAAAACAGTCACTAGAAGCAGGACAAAATTTAGTTAAAAATACAACGATACTATTAGAATTATCATGAGTACACTAAAAGATATATTGTATAAAGTAGCAATCGAGGCGGTAAAAGGACCAACTGATATTGCTATCAATAAAATAGATTTTGATTCTAGAAAAATCGAAGCTAATGATGTTTTTGTGGCTATTCGTGGTTCAATTTCTGACGGTCATGATTTTATAGAAAAAGCGATCCAGAAAGGGGCAACTGCTGTAATATGTGATGCTTTTCCGGATACTATTAATAATGAAGTTACTTACGTTCAAGTAAAGGACACCAATTCAGCTTTAGCTTTTATGGCTGCTAATTACTTTAGTGAACCTTCTAAAAACTTGAAATTAGTTGGAATTACAGGAACAAATGGCAAAACTACTATTGCCTCTTTATTGTTTCAATTATTCCAAAAAGCGGGTTTTAAAGTAGGTTTACTTTCAACGGTAAAAATTGTAGTTGACAAAGTGGAGCATAAAGCAACGCATACAACTCCTGATTCAATTACCATAAATCATTATCTAAAAGAAATGGTAGATAATGGAGTAGAGTACTGTTTTATGGAAGTGAGTTCGCATGGAATTCATCAAAAAAGAACAGAAGCTTTACATTTTGTAGGCGGGATATTTACAAATTTATCTCACGATCACTTAGACTACCATCCTACGTTTGCGGAATATAGAGATGTCAAAAAAACATTTTTTGATAATTTGCCAAAATCAGCTTTTGCATTGACAAATAGTGATGATAAAAACGGACAAGTGATGTTGCAGAATACTGCGGCAAGAAAACGTACCTATGCTTTGAAATCATATGCTGATTATAAAGCACAGATTCTTGAAAATCAATTGTCAGGGTTGCTACTGAAAATCAATGGAAATGAAGTTTGGGTAAAGTTAATAGGAACATTTAATGCATATAATTTATTAGCTATTTACGGAACGGCTGTCGAGTTAGGAATGGAAAGTTTAGAGGTTCTTCGTTTATTATCAGATTTAGAAAGTGTTTCTGGTCGTTTTCAGTTTATAGTTTCTGCTACTAATATTACTGCGATTGTTGATTATGCGCATACTCCAGATGCATTAGATAATGTGCTCAGGACAATCAATGACATTCGTACTACAAATGAACAATTAATTACAGTTGTGGGTTGCGGAGGGAATAGAGATAAAACAAAACGCCCAATAATGGCTGATATTGCTACAGCTTTGAGTGATAAGGCAATATTGACGTCAGATAATCCTAGAGATGAAGATCCTGAAGTTATAATTAGTGAAATGGAAAAGGGTGTCGCGCCTCAAAACTATAAAAAGTTACTGGCTATTACAGATAGAAAGCAAGCTATAAAAACGGCTTGCCAGTTAGCTCAGCCTAATGACATCATATTGATTGCTGGTAAAGGTCACGAGACATACCAAGAGGTGAAAGGCATTCGTCAGCATTTTGACGATATGGAAACGGTAAAAGAAATTTTAGAACAGCTTAATAAATAACCAAATAATCCATAACCTAATATGCTATATTATTTATTTGAATATCTAGACAAAACATTGGATGTTTCCGGTACAGGAGTTTTTCAGTACATTACTGTTAGATCTGCGTTGGCTTTTATGCTATCACTGCTATTATCCACTATTTATGGAAAAAGAATTATTCAGTTTTTGCAGAGACAGCAAGTTGGTGAAACCGTGCGTGAACTTGGTTTAGCAGGTCAAAATGAAAAAGCAGGAACACCTACTATGGGTGGATTAATCATAATTTTTGCTACGCTTGTTCCGGTTATGCTTTTTGCCAAGTTGCATAATATTTATATTGTTATGTTGATAGTTACTACACTTTGGATGGGAACTATTGGTTTTATTGATGATTATATTAAAATTTTCAAAAAAGATAAAGAAGGTTTAAAAGGGATATTCAAAGTTGTTGGGCAAGTCGGGCTGGGGTTAATTGTTGGTTCAGTACTCTATTTCAGTCCAGCAGTTACAGTACGACAAGATACTGGAAAGATTAATATTTTTAATGTAACAACTGAAAATGTTATCGCTCCAGCGCCAGTAGAGGAGAAATCGACTGTTACTACAATTCCTTTTTTTAAAAATAATGAATTTGACTACGCTGAATTATTGGCTTGGACAGGTGATGGTTATCAAAAATGGGCATGGTTGGTTTTTATCCCTGTTGTAATTTTTATAATAACGGCCGTATCTAACGGTGCTAATTTAACTGATGGAATAGATGGACTTGCTGCTGGAACTTCTGCGGTGTCAGTCCTCGCTTTGGGAATATTTACGTTTGTTTCAGGGAATATTATTTTTTCCAATTATCTAAATATAATGTATATCCCTAATTCAGGGGAAATGACCGTTTTTATAGCTGCTTTTGTTGGTGCACTCATCGGTTTTTTATGGTATAATTCCTATCCTGCTTCTGTTTTTATGGGTGATACTGGTAGTTTGACTATTGGAGGAATTATTGCAGTTCTCGCAATTGCCGTTCGTAAAGAAATGTTGATTCCATTATTATGCGGAATTTTTCTAGTCGAAAATTTCTCTGTGGTTCTTCAAGTTAGCTATTTTAAATACACAAAGAAACGCTTTGGCGAAGGCCGAAGAATATTTTTAATGTCGCCGTTGCATCATCATTATCAGAAAAAAGGATACCACGAAAGTAAAATTGTGACTAGATTTTGGATTGTTGCCATAATGCTAGCCATATTATCAATTATTACTTTAAAACTAAGATAGTATGAGGCTCGTAATTCTAGGCGGAGGAGAGAGCGGTGTAGGTACTGCAATTCTGGGTAAGAAAAAAGGATACGATGTATTTGTGTCTGATTTTGGAAAGATAAAAGGGAATTATAAAGAAGTTCTCCTTATAAATGGAATTCAATGGGAAGATGAAAAACACACGGAAGATCTGATTCTGAATGCTGATGTTGTAATGAAAAGTCCCGGAATTCCAGATAAATCACCAATAGTGAGGAAGCTGAAAGAGAAAGGAATTCCAGTCATTTCAGAAATTGAGTTTGCAGCACCTTTTACAAATGCAGCAATTATTGGGATTACAGGTAGTAATGGTAAAACGACAACTACGATGCTAACCCACCACTTGCTTAAATCGGCAGGATTAAATGTTGGATTGGGAGGTAATATAGGAAAGAGTTTTGCTTGGCAAGTTGCTGAAAATAAATATGATTCCTATGTGTTAGAGTTAAGTAGTTTTCAGCTGGATGGCATTAAGAATTTCAAGCCGCATATTGCCATAATTACAAATATTAGCCCGGATCATTTAGATCGATACGATTATAAATATGAAAATTATATTGATTCGAAATTTAGAATATCAATGAATCAAACTGAGGAGGATTACCTCATATATGACGCGGATGATGAAGCTATCGAACACTGGCTGAGCACGCACAAAGTAAAAGCAAAATTAATTCCTTTCTCATTGACTAAAACTTTCAACGAAGGAGCATACATAAACAACAACAGCAAAATGGAAATTAAAATCAGTCAAGACGAGTTTACAATGGATACAGAATACATTGCCTTAGAAGGAAAACATAACATGAAAAATGCAATGGCAGCAACATCTGTAGCAAAATTAATGCAAATAAGAAAGGCTACAATTAGAGAAAGTCTTTCAAATTTTCAAGGAGTAGAACACCGTCTTGAGAAAGTTTTGAAAATTCAAAATGTTCAATATATAAACGATTCAAAGGCAACTAATGTAAACGCTAGTTTTTTTGCTCTTGACAGTATGAATACACCAACTGTTTGGATTGTTGGAGGTGTTGATAAAGGAAATGATTACAATGAGTTGATGTCGCTAGTTCGTGAGAAAGTGAAGGCGATTATCTGTCTTGGTGTTGATAATAAAAAGATCATTGATGTTTTTGGAAATGTTGTTGACATTATGGTTGAAGTTGATAATATGAATGATGCTGTAAAAATGGCACAACGTTTAACTGAAAAAGGAGATTCAGTATTATTGTCACCTGCTTGTGCAAGTTTTGATTTATTTGAAAGCTATGAAGACAGAGGAAATCAATTTAAACAAGCGGTTAAGCATTTGTAGTCAATTTTAAAAATATAAAAATGAAGCAATTAATAGGTAATTTAAAAGGAGATAAAGGGATCTGGTCATTCGTGGCCTTACTAGCCTTATTTTCGTTTATGCCTGTTTTTAGTGCGAGTAGTAACTTGGCCTATTTAGGACATGGAACAGGAAATACTTTAGGGTATTTAATGAAACATTTAGGACATATTTGTTGCGGTTTTGCAATTATATATTTTATTCATAAAGTTCCTTATCATTATTTTAGATCAATATCAAAATGGATATTGCCGGTTGTATGGCTTATTTTGGCCTTTACAATGATAAAAGGAACAGTGATTGGTGGGGCAAATGCAAGTAGGTGGTTACAAATTCCATTTGTTGGTATTTCGTTTCAACCATCCGCTTTTGCGGCATTAGTATTGTTTGTTTTTGTAGCGCGTTATTTATCAAAAACAAGAGAGAAGCCTATTGATTTTGTAGAGTCTTTGAAAGAGTTGTGGCTGCCAGTTTTTATAACTTTAATGTTCATTCTTCCTTCAAATTTTTCTACTACAGCATTAATATTTTCGATGATATTAATGTTAGTATTTATTGGGAAGTACCCCATGAAATACATTGCAATCATTGTAGGCTCTGGGATTATCTTTCTTGCTTTCTTTATTTTGATTTCGAAAGCTTTTCCAGATGCCAAATTTTTTAATAGAGTAAGTACTTGGGAAAGCCGTATTGAAAATTTTAGCACTGATAAACCAGATGAAGATGATTATCAAATAGAGAAAGCAAAAATTGCTATTGCATCTGGTATGATTTATGGATTAGGGCCTGGTAAGAGTATTCAAAAGAATTTTTTACCTCAATCTTCTTCGGATTTTATTTAT carries:
- a CDS encoding penicillin-binding transpeptidase domain-containing protein; amino-acid sequence: MAVEDKQISYRIYTVAIGIFVMAMAIAVKLANIQWVEGDYYRKLAKERTVKNFVIPANKGNIYSADGSLLATSIPNYEIRFDALAPKAEAFEKNVKSLSDSLATVLGKSSSFFENELRKARANKNRYYLLARKLSYTQYSKIKGFPLFNLGAYKGGIIVQQETVREHPIGKIAERTIGYERTSSNGKSDGKGIEWAYRKYLNGKDGKILKQKIAKGQWKPIRDLNEVDPQDGYDVISTIDVYIQDVAHHALLKQLQEFEADHGCVVVMETETGHVKAIANLGRASDGTYYETTNYAVAESHEPGSTFKLVDMMAVLEDKVADTSTVYNTFGGEIRYSGKAVRDSHRGGYGKISLARGFELSSNTVMVQAVYDNYKNQPSKFVKHVNAWGFNKRLNMDFEGEGRPFIPQPSDKRWSNISLPWMAFGYGVSITPMQTLTFYNAVANNGVMVKPQFISEIKEWNKTIVKVEKEVINPRVCSPETIKKLKVVLANVVKKGTASKLYSKDFSMAGKTGTAQVNYGKRDGTKMHYASSFVGYFPADHPKYSCIVIVHKPSTAKGDFYGAGVAGPVFKRIAQKIFTDAPSTNEIKNLDKKIPKQESDYDSYFAKTQNKLKVIPNLKGMSGMDAVALLGNLGLKVKVVGVGKVKKQSLEAGQNLVKNTTILLELS
- a CDS encoding UDP-N-acetylmuramoyl-L-alanyl-D-glutamate--2,6-diaminopimelate ligase, encoding MSTLKDILYKVAIEAVKGPTDIAINKIDFDSRKIEANDVFVAIRGSISDGHDFIEKAIQKGATAVICDAFPDTINNEVTYVQVKDTNSALAFMAANYFSEPSKNLKLVGITGTNGKTTIASLLFQLFQKAGFKVGLLSTVKIVVDKVEHKATHTTPDSITINHYLKEMVDNGVEYCFMEVSSHGIHQKRTEALHFVGGIFTNLSHDHLDYHPTFAEYRDVKKTFFDNLPKSAFALTNSDDKNGQVMLQNTAARKRTYALKSYADYKAQILENQLSGLLLKINGNEVWVKLIGTFNAYNLLAIYGTAVELGMESLEVLRLLSDLESVSGRFQFIVSATNITAIVDYAHTPDALDNVLRTINDIRTTNEQLITVVGCGGNRDKTKRPIMADIATALSDKAILTSDNPRDEDPEVIISEMEKGVAPQNYKKLLAITDRKQAIKTACQLAQPNDIILIAGKGHETYQEVKGIRQHFDDMETVKEILEQLNK
- the mraY gene encoding phospho-N-acetylmuramoyl-pentapeptide-transferase encodes the protein MLYYLFEYLDKTLDVSGTGVFQYITVRSALAFMLSLLLSTIYGKRIIQFLQRQQVGETVRELGLAGQNEKAGTPTMGGLIIIFATLVPVMLFAKLHNIYIVMLIVTTLWMGTIGFIDDYIKIFKKDKEGLKGIFKVVGQVGLGLIVGSVLYFSPAVTVRQDTGKINIFNVTTENVIAPAPVEEKSTVTTIPFFKNNEFDYAELLAWTGDGYQKWAWLVFIPVVIFIITAVSNGANLTDGIDGLAAGTSAVSVLALGIFTFVSGNIIFSNYLNIMYIPNSGEMTVFIAAFVGALIGFLWYNSYPASVFMGDTGSLTIGGIIAVLAIAVRKEMLIPLLCGIFLVENFSVVLQVSYFKYTKKRFGEGRRIFLMSPLHHHYQKKGYHESKIVTRFWIVAIMLAILSIITLKLR
- the murD gene encoding UDP-N-acetylmuramoyl-L-alanine--D-glutamate ligase, which codes for MRLVILGGGESGVGTAILGKKKGYDVFVSDFGKIKGNYKEVLLINGIQWEDEKHTEDLILNADVVMKSPGIPDKSPIVRKLKEKGIPVISEIEFAAPFTNAAIIGITGSNGKTTTTMLTHHLLKSAGLNVGLGGNIGKSFAWQVAENKYDSYVLELSSFQLDGIKNFKPHIAIITNISPDHLDRYDYKYENYIDSKFRISMNQTEEDYLIYDADDEAIEHWLSTHKVKAKLIPFSLTKTFNEGAYINNNSKMEIKISQDEFTMDTEYIALEGKHNMKNAMAATSVAKLMQIRKATIRESLSNFQGVEHRLEKVLKIQNVQYINDSKATNVNASFFALDSMNTPTVWIVGGVDKGNDYNELMSLVREKVKAIICLGVDNKKIIDVFGNVVDIMVEVDNMNDAVKMAQRLTEKGDSVLLSPACASFDLFESYEDRGNQFKQAVKHL
- a CDS encoding FtsW/RodA/SpoVE family cell cycle protein — encoded protein: MKQLIGNLKGDKGIWSFVALLALFSFMPVFSASSNLAYLGHGTGNTLGYLMKHLGHICCGFAIIYFIHKVPYHYFRSISKWILPVVWLILAFTMIKGTVIGGANASRWLQIPFVGISFQPSAFAALVLFVFVARYLSKTREKPIDFVESLKELWLPVFITLMFILPSNFSTTALIFSMILMLVFIGKYPMKYIAIIVGSGIIFLAFFILISKAFPDAKFFNRVSTWESRIENFSTDKPDEDDYQIEKAKIAIASGMIYGLGPGKSIQKNFLPQSSSDFIYAIIVEEYGLVGGLLVLSLYLLLLFRFVVASHKANTLFGKLVVIGLGFPMIFQAMINMAVAVELLPVTGQTLPLISSGGTSIWMTCIALGIIIGVTKKEEEITQELKDAAKREEALQKLIDRELEQDDVLGEEYSIADNSKNPMQAVLNK